In one Drosophila albomicans strain 15112-1751.03 chromosome X, ASM965048v2, whole genome shotgun sequence genomic region, the following are encoded:
- the LOC117575269 gene encoding CTD nuclear envelope phosphatase 1 homolog isoform X2 — protein MISLLQMKFHALLLLLSKVWTCICFMFNRQVRAYQPVKYELFPLSPVSRHRLSLVQRKTLVLDLDETLIHSHHNAMPRNTVKPGTPHDFTVKVTIDRHPVRFFVHKRPHVDYFLDVVSQWYDLVVFTASMEIYGAAVADKLDNGRNILRRRYYRQHCTPDYGSYTKDLSAICSDLNRIFIIDNSPGAYRCFPNNAIPIKSWFSDPMDTALLSLLPMLDALRFTNDVRSVLSRNLHLHRLW, from the exons ATGATTTCGCTGTTGCAAATGAAGTTCCAtgcgctgcttttgctgctgtcaaAGGTCTGGACATGCATATGTTTCATGTTCAATCGCCAAGTGCGCGCT TATCAGCCGGTTAAATATGAACTCTTCCCGCTGTCACCGGTGTCGCGGCATCGACTCAGTTTGGTGCAGCGCAAAACTTTGGTGTTGGACTTGGACGAGACGCTGATACACTCACATCACAATGCGATGCCCAGGAATACGGTGAAGCCGGGCACGCCGCACGATTTTACCGTTAAAGTGACGATCGATAGACATCCAGTGCGATTCTTTGTGCACAAACGGCCGCATGTCGATTACTTTTTGGATGTG GTATCGCAATGGTATGATCTGGTTGTGTTTACGGCCAGCATGGAGATCTAtggagctgctgttgctgacaaATTGGACAACGGCCGCAATATATTGCGGCGTCGATACTACAGACAGCACTGCACGCCCGACTATGGCTCCTATACCAAAGATTTGTCAGCCATATGCAGTGATTTGAATAGG atatttataattgaCAATTCGCCTGGGGCATATCGGTGTTTTCCAAATAATGCAATCCCCATTAAAAGTTGGTTCTCCGATCCAATGGATACGGCATTATTATCGTTGCTGCCCATGCTCGACGCGCTGAGATTTACCAACGATGTGCGTTCGGTGTTATCGCGAAATCTTCACCTGCATCGCCTGTGGTAG
- the LOC117570514 gene encoding basic proline-rich protein isoform X2 yields the protein MSAVYSPQPPPPPLPQQQQQPQQQQQPVQHPPPGSVQLPPPQMPPQQQQQQQQQQQQQQQQQQQQQQPPGTGQGGPPPGGVVGGVGPMGPMGPMQQRVVGPGGVGVGNPVMMGTPPNAVGQRGGVPAPQVSSAQIQKMLDENCGLIQTIQDFQNMGKSQECMSYQVALHRNLVYLAQLADPQMNISQILPPPHIMQTMQQGNQPPAPHSMMGVVGGLGGVPPPGQQQQQQQQQQQLPGQQVAPGAPPPPGSVIQAQMQLQHANDAGVGPVQMPPYPGQQQQPTHPGMPPGAQQQSQQQQQQQQQQQQQQQQQQAGQVQQQQQPPQVSQAGPQPQAGPYRNVQAGAGQAQVVANAAPNQQQQRPNNGPLPPGQSQPPPPQQQQQQQQQPPNQQQQQPQPGPGQVPPPQAQYRVNYQQQQQQQQQQQQQQHGHYPGYPPQSQPQYQPQNAYPYGPPGQGYGPPPPPPNAQAAYHHAGMPPTSTAGGAQGVVHAYQPNPNAGGAAAGGQQQQAPPPGAYPPPPPTQQVAPGQQPPGPPPTQMYGPPPTAGGQAGPPGPPGPPQSVLPNQYGPPPPQQAGAVPGGPPPMGPYAGYPPNQYGQAGAPGAPPGGGYGPPPPGSQSQSPYQAYQQATGAPPGSYPGQPVPGPPNAQQVSVAGSNAGPPPPPASYSTAPSQTPPPPQQQQQQQQQQQQQQSAPNQQQQQAGNPNGPNTPQSTPPPPPTAVAGVPPNQQPPGAGAAQQQPQYAPQQQQQPLQQQPGQPGQQLSAVVSGVSPLPTQQQPTYSTPPTSVGGYGTPQQQQQQQQQQQQQQPQGGPPPQQQQQQQPPPGGPPNATAPPPPNGATPPMAPNQYQPAPGGQPYGAPPPPPQGYGPPPPGSAYPGHGYHQPPQAGGYAQYPPTQGYQGYRPAPGGAQMPPPGAPQGPPPAGAYGYYGNQPPQ from the exons ATGTCTGCAGTTTATTCGCCGcaaccgccgccgccgccgttgccgcagcagcagcaacagccgcagcagcaacaacaacccgTGCAACATCCGCCGCCGGGTTCGGTGCAGTTGCCGCCACCGCAAATGccgccgcagcaacagcagcagcaacaacagcagcagcaacaacaacaacagcagcagcagcaacaacaacagccgccTGGCACTGGACAAGGAGGACCGCCGCCAGGTGGCGTTGTCGGCGGTGTCGGTCCCATGGGACCCATGGGTCCCATGCAGCAGCGTGTCGTTGGTCCCGGCGGCGTTGGCGTCGGCAATCCCGTGATGATGGGCACTCCGCCCAATGCGGTGGGACAGCGCGGTGGTGTGCCAGCACCGCAGGTTAGCTCCGCCCAGATCCAGAAGATGCTGGACGAGAATTGCGGACTCATACAGACCATACAGGACTTTCAGAACATGGGCAAGTCGCAGGAGTGCATGAGCTATCAGGTGGCGCTGCATCGCAATCTCGTCTATTTGGCGCAGCTCGCCGATCCGCAGATGAACATTTCCCAAATACTGCCC CCTCCGCACATTATGCAGACGATGCAGCAGGGCAATCAACCGCCAGCGCCGCACAGCATGATGGGTGTTGTTGGCGGTTTGGGCGGCGTACCGCCACCaggtcaacaacaacagcaacagcagcagcaacaacagttgcccGGCCAGCAGGTGGCACCGGGTGCTCCGCCACCACCGGGCAGCGTTATACAGGCgcaaatgcagctgcaacatgcCAACGATGCAGGAGTTGGTCCTGTACAAATGCCACCGTATCcgggccaacagcagcagcccacGCATCCCGGCATGCCGCCGGGTGCCCAACAGCaatctcaacaacaacagcagcagcaacaacaacagcagcagcagcaacaacagcagcaggcgggccaagtgcagcagcaacagcagccgccgcaAGTGAGCCAGGCTGGGCCACAGCCACAGGCGGGACCGTATCGCAATGTCCAGGCCGGCGCCGGGCAGGCTCAGGTCGTGGCCAATGCAGCGCCCA atcaacaacagcagcgtccCAACAACGGACCTCTGCCGCCGGGTCAAAGCCAACCGCCACcaccgcaacaacagcagcagcaacaacagcagccgccgaaccagcagcaacagcaaccacagccgGGACCGGGCCAAGTGCCGCCACCGCAAGCACAATATCGCGTCAActaccagcaacagcagcaacaacaacagcagcagcaacaacagcaacacggTCATTATCCGGGCTATCCGCCGCAATCGCAGCCGCAGTACCAGCCACAAAACGCTTATCCCTATGGACCACCCGGTCAGGGTTATGggccaccaccgccaccgcccaATGCACAGGCGGCGTATCATCATGCCGGCATGCCGCCCACATCGACAGCCGGTGGCGCCCAAGGTGTGGTGCATGCGTACCAACCGAATCCCAATGCTGGTGGCGCCGCTGCGGgcggacaacaacaacaggcaccGCCCCCAGGTGCGTAtccgccaccgccgcccaCACAGCAAGTGGCGCCCGGCCAACAGCCGCCGGGTCCGCCGCCCACACAAATGTACGGGCCACCGCCGACGGCCGGAGGCCAGGCGGGGCCACCGGGACCGCCAGGTCCACCGCAAAGTGTGCTGCCCAATCAGTATGGGCCACCGCCGCCACAGCAGGCGGGCGCCGTGCCCGGCGGTCCTCCGCCGATGGGCCCCTATGCCGGCTATCCGCCCAATCAATACGGTCAGGCGGGTGCGCCAGGTGCACCACCAGGTGGCGGCTACGGGCCACCGCCGCCCGGCAGCCAATCCCAGTCACCGTATCAGGCGTATCAGCAGGCCACGGGCGCACCGCCCGGCAGTTATCCGGGCCAACCGGTGCCGGGGCCACCGAATGCACAGCAGGTGAGTGTGGCGGGCTCAAATGCTGGGCCGCCACCACCGCCGGCCAGTTACAGCACGGCGCCGAGTCAAACACCGCCGccaccgcagcaacagcagcagcagcaacaacaacagcagcaacaacaatcggcgcccaatcagcagcagcagcaggcgggCAATCCGAATGGACCCAATACGCCGCAAtcgacgccgccgccgccaccgacAGCTGTGGCGGGTGTGCCGCCCAATCAGCAGCCGCCGGGCGCGGGTGCcgcacaacagcagccacagtatgcgccacagcaacagcagcag ccactgcaacagcagcctgGACAACCAGGACAACAGCTGAGCGCCGTGGTGTCCGGCGTGTCTCCGTTGCccacacaacagcagccaacgtACTCGACGCCACCCACCAGCGTGGGAGGCTATGGcacaccacagcaacagcagcagcaacaacagcagcaacagcaacaacaaccacagggTGGACCaccaccacagcaacaacaacagcaacagccaccgCCAGGCGGACCGCCAAATGCAACAGCGCCGCCGCCACCAAATGGCGCCACGCCACCGATGGCGCCCAATCAATATCAGCCAGCGCCGGGCGGACAACCGTACGGCgcaccgccgccaccgccgcaaGGTTACGGGCCACCGCCGCCGGGTAGCGCGTATCCGGGTCATGGGTATCATCAGCCGCCGCAGGCTGGCGGCTATGCGCAGTATCCGCCAACGCAGGGCTATCAAGGCTATCGGCCGGCGCCAGGCGGAGCACAGATGCCGCCACCGGGAGCACCGCAAGGTCCACCGCCAGCGGGCGCCTATGGTTACTACGGCAATCAGCCGCCACAGTGA
- the LOC117575269 gene encoding CTD nuclear envelope phosphatase 1 homolog isoform X1 yields the protein MISLLQMKFHALLLLLSKVWTCICFMFNRQVRAFIQYQPVKYELFPLSPVSRHRLSLVQRKTLVLDLDETLIHSHHNAMPRNTVKPGTPHDFTVKVTIDRHPVRFFVHKRPHVDYFLDVVSQWYDLVVFTASMEIYGAAVADKLDNGRNILRRRYYRQHCTPDYGSYTKDLSAICSDLNRIFIIDNSPGAYRCFPNNAIPIKSWFSDPMDTALLSLLPMLDALRFTNDVRSVLSRNLHLHRLW from the exons ATGATTTCGCTGTTGCAAATGAAGTTCCAtgcgctgcttttgctgctgtcaaAGGTCTGGACATGCATATGTTTCATGTTCAATCGCCAAGTGCGCGCT TTTATCCAGTATCAGCCGGTTAAATATGAACTCTTCCCGCTGTCACCGGTGTCGCGGCATCGACTCAGTTTGGTGCAGCGCAAAACTTTGGTGTTGGACTTGGACGAGACGCTGATACACTCACATCACAATGCGATGCCCAGGAATACGGTGAAGCCGGGCACGCCGCACGATTTTACCGTTAAAGTGACGATCGATAGACATCCAGTGCGATTCTTTGTGCACAAACGGCCGCATGTCGATTACTTTTTGGATGTG GTATCGCAATGGTATGATCTGGTTGTGTTTACGGCCAGCATGGAGATCTAtggagctgctgttgctgacaaATTGGACAACGGCCGCAATATATTGCGGCGTCGATACTACAGACAGCACTGCACGCCCGACTATGGCTCCTATACCAAAGATTTGTCAGCCATATGCAGTGATTTGAATAGG atatttataattgaCAATTCGCCTGGGGCATATCGGTGTTTTCCAAATAATGCAATCCCCATTAAAAGTTGGTTCTCCGATCCAATGGATACGGCATTATTATCGTTGCTGCCCATGCTCGACGCGCTGAGATTTACCAACGATGTGCGTTCGGTGTTATCGCGAAATCTTCACCTGCATCGCCTGTGGTAG
- the LOC117569997 gene encoding uncharacterized protein LOC117569997 — translation MATTVAKVGKSVHRIFVGNLPWTVGHQELRGYFKEFGRVINANVIFDKKTGCSKGYGFVSFQSLQALEKIENEHKHILEGNYLNIHKS, via the coding sequence ATGGCAACCACAGTGGCAAAAGTTGGTAAATCAGTTCACCGCATTTTTGTGGGCAATCTACCGTGGACAGTGGGCCACCAAGAATTGCGCGGCTATTTCAAGGAGTTTGGGCGTGTGATCAACGCCAACGTTATATTCGACAAGAAAACCGGTTGCTCCAAGGGTTACGGTTTCGTTAGTTTCCAGAGTTTGCAGGCGCTCGAAAAAATTGAGAACGAACATAAGCACATACTCGAAGGCAATTACCTCAACATACACAAGTCATAA
- the LOC117576532 gene encoding GPI transamidase component PIG-T yields MLSALSTFLPPLLLLLLWTPLTPTAHGHQPDEQFHEELVVRPLAGDHVNTYFQFTTRWHYGDRNNLFHTQLTPRVIAEILQTYDVKELHISLTQGLWRYESWGYPIVDATGGAELWAWFSASNLTNDAVNKQWMQLANVFSGVLCSSLNFVDNTNSIAPRHIFRPQFMHHAGENGKQFVRYATLPREIVCTENLTPWKKLLPCGSASGLATLLNSGFVHNTKYHSLGVKVRTLCDHDDDNNCIVELTQTANLVYDLKLLEQSNTDFSLRRLFGMGLNGYCELATSSRIYAQRSEQGERFQLVPPPAFNVSSIRGGHRVSYGVYDIQQQFEAAAPDATRLFNIAWIGEKSAGGGRRLAVSALNLPPLYAHRYLLGNGQKRGRIATEIRNTHYEDLPVVLLELVPWYVHAYLHTLRIRNKAQQRREYATDVNDELPFKLLHYAPGKQRELPTHLEIGFVLPAKSSAMITIEVDYLLLKWLEYPPDANHGHYIGAAVISTQLPMGRNYSALPPEAHLFKDSFNASRPSYTLTLRTEALIVSLPTPDFSMPYNVICLACTVVALAFGPIHSVATKLMIVERQTTMPRNLLRKLIHKLKSRWGSKKEEATSVQETATDEKQQQQHEEKEAEQQESVICNEQKQANM; encoded by the exons ATGTTATCCGCATTGTCCACATttctgccgccgctgctgctgttgctgctttggaCGCCGCTAACGCCAACGGCTCACGGTCACCAGCCCGATGAGCAATTCCATGAAGAGCTAGTGGTGCGTCCGCTTGCCGGCGACCATGTAAACACATACTTTCAGTTCACCACGCGATGGCACTACGGCGATCGCAACAATC TCTTTCACACACAACTAACGCCGCGCGTCATTGCCGAAATCCTGCAGACCTACGATGTCAAGGAGCTGCACATTAGCCTCACTCAAGGTCTGTGGCGCTACGAGAGCTGGGGTTATCCCATTGTGGATGCCACCGGTGGTGCCGAGTTGTGGGCGTGGTTCAGTGCCAGCAATTTGACCAACGATGCGGTGAACAAACAATGGATGCAATTGGCCAATGTGTTCTCCGGTGTATTGTGCTCCTCGCTGAATTTTGTGGACAACACCAATAGCATTGCACCGCGTCACATCTTTCGGCCGCAGTTCATGCACCACGCCGGAGAGAATGGCAAGCAGTTCGTTCGCTATGCGACATTGCCACGGGAAATTGTTTGCACCGAGAATCTGACGCCATGGAAGAAACTATTGCCATGCGGCAGTGCATCCGGTTTGGCCACATTGCTCAACTCGGGCTTTGTGCACAATACCAAATATCATTCATTGGGCGTCAAAGTGCGCACACTATGCGATCACGATGATGACAACAACTGTATTGTGGAGCTCACCCAAACGGCGAATCTGGTTTACGATCTCAAATTGCTGGAGCAGAGCAACACGGACTTTTCGTTGCGCCGTCTCTTTGGCATGGGACTGAATGGTTACTGTGAGCTGGCCACCAGCAGTCGCATCTATGCGCAACGCAGCGAGCAAGGCGAACGCTTTCAGTTGGTGCCGCCGCCCGCATTCAATGTGAGCAGCATACGCGGTGGCCATCGGGTGTCATATGGCGTCTATGACATACAACAGCAATTTGAGGCGGCAGCACCGGATGCTACACGACTCTTTAACATTGCCTGGATCGGTGAAAAGTCAGCGGGAGGAGGACGGCGTCTGGCTGTTAGTGCATTGAACTTGCCACCGCTTTATGCGCATCGCTATCTGCTGGGGAATGGACAGAAACGTGGACGCATTGCCACCGAGATACGCAACACACACTATGAGGATTTGCCGGTGGTGTTGCTCGAGCTGGTGCCTTGGTATGTGCACGCCTATTTGcacacgttgcgtatacgcaacaagGCGCAACAACGTCGCGAGTACGCCACGGATGTGAATGATGAGTTGCCATTTAAGCTGTTGCACTATGCGCCTGGGAAACAACGTGAATTGCCCACACATCTGGAGATTGGTTTTGTGCTGCCGGCGAAGAGCAGCGCGATGATTACCATCGAGGTGGACTATTTGCTGCTCAAGTGGCTCGAGTATCCGCCGGATGCGAATCACGGGCATTATATTGGTGCTGCTGTTATAAGCACACAGTTGCCCATGGGCCGCAATTATAGCGCCTTGCCGCCGGAGGCACATCTCTTCAAGGATTCGTTTAATGCGTCGCGACCAAGTTATACGCTGACGCTGCGCACGGAGGCGTTGATTGTGTCGCTGCCAACGCCGGATTTTAGCATGCCGTATAATGTGATTTGTTTAGCGTGCACAGTGGTTGCATTGGCCTTTGGGCCCATTCACAGTGTGGCCACCAAATTGATGATTGTCGAGCGACAGACGACGATGCCGCGCAATCTGTTGCGCAAGCTCATACACAAGCTCAAGTCACGCTGGGGTAGCAAGAAGGAGGAGGCAACATCAGTGCAGGAGACAGCAACAGAcgaaaaacagcagcagcagcatgaggAGAAGGAAGCGGAACAGCAAGAGTCGGTCATTTGTAATGAGCAGAAGCAGGCGAACATGTGA
- the LOC117570514 gene encoding basic proline-rich protein isoform X1 → MSAVYSPQPPPPPLPQQQQQPQQQQQPVQHPPPGSVQLPPPQMPPQQQQQQQQQQQQQQQQQQQQQQPPGTGQGGPPPGGVVGGVGPMGPMGPMQQRVVGPGGVGVGNPVMMGTPPNAVGQRGGVPAPQVSSAQIQKMLDENCGLIQTIQDFQNMGKSQECMSYQVALHRNLVYLAQLADPQMNISQILPPPHIMQTMQQGNQPPAPHSMMGVVGGLGGVPPPGQQQQQQQQQQQLPGQQVAPGAPPPPGSVIQAQMQLQHANDAGVGPVQMPPYPGQQQQPTHPGMPPGAQQQSQQQQQQQQQQQQQQQQQQAGQVQQQQQPPQVSQAGPQPQAGPYRNVQAGAGQAQVVANAAPSKYQQQQRPNNGPLPPGQSQPPPPQQQQQQQQQPPNQQQQQPQPGPGQVPPPQAQYRVNYQQQQQQQQQQQQQQHGHYPGYPPQSQPQYQPQNAYPYGPPGQGYGPPPPPPNAQAAYHHAGMPPTSTAGGAQGVVHAYQPNPNAGGAAAGGQQQQAPPPGAYPPPPPTQQVAPGQQPPGPPPTQMYGPPPTAGGQAGPPGPPGPPQSVLPNQYGPPPPQQAGAVPGGPPPMGPYAGYPPNQYGQAGAPGAPPGGGYGPPPPGSQSQSPYQAYQQATGAPPGSYPGQPVPGPPNAQQVSVAGSNAGPPPPPASYSTAPSQTPPPPQQQQQQQQQQQQQQSAPNQQQQQAGNPNGPNTPQSTPPPPPTAVAGVPPNQQPPGAGAAQQQPQYAPQQQQQPLQQQPGQPGQQLSAVVSGVSPLPTQQQPTYSTPPTSVGGYGTPQQQQQQQQQQQQQQPQGGPPPQQQQQQQPPPGGPPNATAPPPPNGATPPMAPNQYQPAPGGQPYGAPPPPPQGYGPPPPGSAYPGHGYHQPPQAGGYAQYPPTQGYQGYRPAPGGAQMPPPGAPQGPPPAGAYGYYGNQPPQ, encoded by the exons ATGTCTGCAGTTTATTCGCCGcaaccgccgccgccgccgttgccgcagcagcagcaacagccgcagcagcaacaacaacccgTGCAACATCCGCCGCCGGGTTCGGTGCAGTTGCCGCCACCGCAAATGccgccgcagcaacagcagcagcaacaacagcagcagcaacaacaacaacagcagcagcagcaacaacaacagccgccTGGCACTGGACAAGGAGGACCGCCGCCAGGTGGCGTTGTCGGCGGTGTCGGTCCCATGGGACCCATGGGTCCCATGCAGCAGCGTGTCGTTGGTCCCGGCGGCGTTGGCGTCGGCAATCCCGTGATGATGGGCACTCCGCCCAATGCGGTGGGACAGCGCGGTGGTGTGCCAGCACCGCAGGTTAGCTCCGCCCAGATCCAGAAGATGCTGGACGAGAATTGCGGACTCATACAGACCATACAGGACTTTCAGAACATGGGCAAGTCGCAGGAGTGCATGAGCTATCAGGTGGCGCTGCATCGCAATCTCGTCTATTTGGCGCAGCTCGCCGATCCGCAGATGAACATTTCCCAAATACTGCCC CCTCCGCACATTATGCAGACGATGCAGCAGGGCAATCAACCGCCAGCGCCGCACAGCATGATGGGTGTTGTTGGCGGTTTGGGCGGCGTACCGCCACCaggtcaacaacaacagcaacagcagcagcaacaacagttgcccGGCCAGCAGGTGGCACCGGGTGCTCCGCCACCACCGGGCAGCGTTATACAGGCgcaaatgcagctgcaacatgcCAACGATGCAGGAGTTGGTCCTGTACAAATGCCACCGTATCcgggccaacagcagcagcccacGCATCCCGGCATGCCGCCGGGTGCCCAACAGCaatctcaacaacaacagcagcagcaacaacaacagcagcagcagcaacaacagcagcaggcgggccaagtgcagcagcaacagcagccgccgcaAGTGAGCCAGGCTGGGCCACAGCCACAGGCGGGACCGTATCGCAATGTCCAGGCCGGCGCCGGGCAGGCTCAGGTCGTGGCCAATGCAGCGCCCAGTAAGT atcaacaacagcagcgtccCAACAACGGACCTCTGCCGCCGGGTCAAAGCCAACCGCCACcaccgcaacaacagcagcagcaacaacagcagccgccgaaccagcagcaacagcaaccacagccgGGACCGGGCCAAGTGCCGCCACCGCAAGCACAATATCGCGTCAActaccagcaacagcagcaacaacaacagcagcagcaacaacagcaacacggTCATTATCCGGGCTATCCGCCGCAATCGCAGCCGCAGTACCAGCCACAAAACGCTTATCCCTATGGACCACCCGGTCAGGGTTATGggccaccaccgccaccgcccaATGCACAGGCGGCGTATCATCATGCCGGCATGCCGCCCACATCGACAGCCGGTGGCGCCCAAGGTGTGGTGCATGCGTACCAACCGAATCCCAATGCTGGTGGCGCCGCTGCGGgcggacaacaacaacaggcaccGCCCCCAGGTGCGTAtccgccaccgccgcccaCACAGCAAGTGGCGCCCGGCCAACAGCCGCCGGGTCCGCCGCCCACACAAATGTACGGGCCACCGCCGACGGCCGGAGGCCAGGCGGGGCCACCGGGACCGCCAGGTCCACCGCAAAGTGTGCTGCCCAATCAGTATGGGCCACCGCCGCCACAGCAGGCGGGCGCCGTGCCCGGCGGTCCTCCGCCGATGGGCCCCTATGCCGGCTATCCGCCCAATCAATACGGTCAGGCGGGTGCGCCAGGTGCACCACCAGGTGGCGGCTACGGGCCACCGCCGCCCGGCAGCCAATCCCAGTCACCGTATCAGGCGTATCAGCAGGCCACGGGCGCACCGCCCGGCAGTTATCCGGGCCAACCGGTGCCGGGGCCACCGAATGCACAGCAGGTGAGTGTGGCGGGCTCAAATGCTGGGCCGCCACCACCGCCGGCCAGTTACAGCACGGCGCCGAGTCAAACACCGCCGccaccgcagcaacagcagcagcagcaacaacaacagcagcaacaacaatcggcgcccaatcagcagcagcagcaggcgggCAATCCGAATGGACCCAATACGCCGCAAtcgacgccgccgccgccaccgacAGCTGTGGCGGGTGTGCCGCCCAATCAGCAGCCGCCGGGCGCGGGTGCcgcacaacagcagccacagtatgcgccacagcaacagcagcag ccactgcaacagcagcctgGACAACCAGGACAACAGCTGAGCGCCGTGGTGTCCGGCGTGTCTCCGTTGCccacacaacagcagccaacgtACTCGACGCCACCCACCAGCGTGGGAGGCTATGGcacaccacagcaacagcagcagcaacaacagcagcaacagcaacaacaaccacagggTGGACCaccaccacagcaacaacaacagcaacagccaccgCCAGGCGGACCGCCAAATGCAACAGCGCCGCCGCCACCAAATGGCGCCACGCCACCGATGGCGCCCAATCAATATCAGCCAGCGCCGGGCGGACAACCGTACGGCgcaccgccgccaccgccgcaaGGTTACGGGCCACCGCCGCCGGGTAGCGCGTATCCGGGTCATGGGTATCATCAGCCGCCGCAGGCTGGCGGCTATGCGCAGTATCCGCCAACGCAGGGCTATCAAGGCTATCGGCCGGCGCCAGGCGGAGCACAGATGCCGCCACCGGGAGCACCGCAAGGTCCACCGCCAGCGGGCGCCTATGGTTACTACGGCAATCAGCCGCCACAGTGA
- the LOC117569991 gene encoding acyl-CoA-binding domain-containing protein 6, producing the protein MSDSDLEMGDDDVEQSELEQQFRLATNHVTAKANVYAAKDLLELYGLYKQATEGVCHTPRPSMLQMQARSKWSAWQALGEMTKPEAQSAYIAKLRSIDEDYEGDSKQKTPGRLNGWVVHSIESVPVEEQSKPEHLKTIFDHVKENNLPRLREQLKPGADLTPLDEQGMALLHWATDRNAIEIIQYLVECGANVNQLDAEQQTPLHYAASCGHVEALRYLLSSNADLELRDADGQTCLDVAEDEQICAMLQAALQLRNT; encoded by the coding sequence ATGTCGGACAGTGACTTGGAGATGGGCGACGACGATGTGGAGCAGTCGGAGCTGGAGCAACAATTTCGCCTGGCCACCAACCATGTGACGGCCAAGGCCAATGTGTATGCGGCCAAGGATCTGCTCGAACTCTACGGCCTCTATAAGCAGGCCACCGAGGGCGTTTGCCACACGCCACGCCCCTCGATGTTGCAGATGCAGGCACGCAGCAAATGGTCAGCTTGGCAAGCGCTAGGCGAGATGACAAAGCCAGAGGCGCAAAGCGCTTACATAGCCAAGCTGCGCAGCATCGACGAGGACTACGAGGGGGACAGCAAACAGAAGACGCCTGGACGCTTAAATGGTTGGGTGGTGCACAGCATTGAATCGGTGCCCGTGGAGGAGCAATCCAAGCCGGAGCATCTGAAGACCATTTTCGATCATGTGAAGGAGAACAATTTGCCACGTTTGCGTGAACAACTGAAGCCAGGGGCTGATCTCACTCCGCTGGACGAGCAAGGCATGGCGCTGTTGCATTGGGCCACCGATCGCAATGCCATCGAGATCATTCAATATCTGGTTGAGTGCGGGGCAAATGTGAATCAATTGGATGCGGAACAACAGACGCCGCTGCATTATGCAGCGAGCTGTGGCCATGTGGAGGCGTTACGCTATCTCTTGTCCTCCAATGCGGATCTGGAGCTGCGCGATGCCGATGGACAGACGTGTCTGGATGTCGCCGAGGATGAGCAGATTTGTGCCATGCTGCAGGCGGCGCTGCAGCTGCGCAACACTTGA